Proteins from a single region of Argopecten irradians isolate NY chromosome 7, Ai_NY, whole genome shotgun sequence:
- the LOC138326829 gene encoding uncharacterized protein PF3D7_1120000-like, translated as MAAQTPVPGCREHRGLGFVYVCKTCNNDLICMDCVVGRHNKHDLVKLTEFVSEQTRQIQQYEDKLSKSDIPKVESDIKENEENFKESSKEFRQIINDIKHHGEEMKKEIDLLTDRLVKLCRNLEKMNEEIKEKNKNVLTKYLTEELRPQLDKCQRVRTFGTNNDAKALAKEIRNTGPTTPPLVTT; from the coding sequence ATGGCGGCCCAGACTCCAGTACCGGGGTGTAGAGAACACCGAGGTCTGGGGTTTGTCTATGTCTGTAAGACGTGTAACAATGATCTTATCTGTATGGACTGTGTTGTTGGTCGCCATAATAAACACGACCTTGTCAAGTTGACCGAATTTGTATCGGAACAGACACGACAAATACAACAATATGAGGACAAACTTTCGAAAAGTGACATTCCAAAGGTAGAGAGTGACATcaaagaaaatgaagaaaactTCAAAGAAAGCAGCAAAGAGTTTAGGCAGATAATTAACGATATCAAACATCATGGAGAAGAGATGAAAAAGGAAATCGACCTTCTCACTGACAGGTTAGTAAAACTCTGCAGAAATTTGGAGAAGATGAATGAAGAAATCAAAGAGAAGAATAAAAATGTACTAACAAAATATCTGACTGAGGAGTTAAGACCACAACTGGACAAGTGTCAGCGAGTACGGACTTTCGGTACAAACAATGATGCCAAAGCGTTAGCCAAAGAAATCCGGAATACTGGACCAACTACACCGCCACTCGTAACTACCTGA
- the LOC138326828 gene encoding uncharacterized protein, with product MLGTVLVDGKNTPFCPVPPRRVISSFKPTFNYSVCRTCTYRSGDEAWLSYWDKEQIYRVDQKGNIKEKIECKVKVQSLAVSPSTGRVWFCVKEDKSIREITSDGKIVTHFKVGSIPRSLCIMHEDMVVVGMEWSGIFMYTSKGRRVHVTGHVFRQEAVVPHHMAYSTTTGDVVVVDSDNVSFNTYMAGKEPRKQPRVIVMDKHLKLKFQCRYIDTMESQTGDSQQFRFYPQDVCFNGAGDVLVTEWVTKSVMLIDGNHGHFLRTIYITDGGKPLYISQQFDAILWIGHNNDTRTMEIIKYKK from the coding sequence ATGTTGGGTACGGTATTAGTTGACGGAAAGAACACGCCGTTCTGTCCTGTTCCACCGCGAAGAGTTATATCGAGTTTCAAACCAACATTTAATTACAGTGTGTgccgtacatgtacatatcgtTCAGGTGACGAGGCATGGTTATCGTACTGGGATAAAGAACAGATATACAGAGTAGATCAGAAGGGGAACATAAAGGAGAAAATCGAGTGTAAGGTCAAGGTCCAATCATTGGCCGTGTCACCGTCTACAGGGAGGGTGTGGTTTTGTGTAAAGGAAGACAAAAGTATCCGAGAGATAACGTCTGATGGTAAAATAGTGACACATTTTAAGGTAGGATCGATCCCACGGTCTTTATGTATCATGCATGAAGACATGGTGGTGGTGGGGATGGAGTGGAGTGGAATCTTCATGTACACCTCAAAAGGACGGAGGGTGCACGTGACTGGTCATGTCTTCAGACAGGAGGCAGTAGTACCCCATCACATGGCGTACAGTACCACTACAGGAGATGTAGTTGTTGTTGATTCTGACAATGTATCGTTTAATACGTACATGGCGGGTAAGGAACCAAGAAAACAACCCCGGGTCATCGTGATGGATAAACATCTGAAACTGAAGTTCCAATGTCGATACATTGATACCATGGAATCACAAACAGGTGATAGTCAACAGTTCAGGTTCTACCCCCAGGATGTTTGTTTTAACGGAGCTGGTGATGTTCTTGTAACGGAATGGGTGACAAAGTCAGTGATGCTTATTGACGGTAACCATGGTCACTTCCTGAGGACCATTTACATTACTGATGGAGGTAAACCGTTGTACATCAGCCAACAGTTTGACGCCATTCTTTGGATCGGACATAACAATGATACTAGAACAATGGAAATCATCAAATACAAGAAATAA
- the LOC138327045 gene encoding SUMO-interacting motif-containing protein 1-like, whose protein sequence is MVEGSRCVRRKATDQRPMSCGKIRSTGPSTSQCGGNIRSTGPSTSQCGGNIRSTGPSTSQCGGNIRSTGPSTSQCGGNIRSTGPSTSQCGGNIRSTGPSTSQCGGNIRSTGPSVPLSGGKIRSSGPSTALSNRKIWRTWSSISPSGEKIRNIGPTTPPRGGKIRSSGPSSPPSGGKICRTGPSTTPRGGKIRSSGPSSPPSGGNICRTGPSTPLCGEEIWSSGPSISPTFTVLKSAVFKPGITCNNIAL, encoded by the exons atGGTGGAGGGAAGCCGGTGTGTCCGGAGAAAagccaccgaccagcggcccaTGAG TTGCGGAAAAATCCGGAGTACTGGACCATCTACATCGCAATGTGGCGGGAACATCCGGAGTACTGGACCATCTACATCGCAATGTGGCGGGAACATCCGGAGTACTGGACCATCTACATCGCAATGTGGCGGGAACATCCGGAGTACTGGACCATCTACATCGCAATGTGGCGGGAACATCCGGAGTACTGGACCATCTACATCGCAATGTGGCGGGAACATCCGGAGTACTGGACCATCTACATCGCAATGTGGCGGGAACATCCGGAGTACTGGACCATCTGTACCGCTAAGTGGCGGGAAAATCCGAAGTTCTGGGCCATCTACAGCGCTTAGTAACAGGAAAATCTGGCGTACTTGGTCATCTATATCGCCAAGTGGAGAGAAAATCCGGAATATTGGGCCAACTACACCGCCTCGTGGCGGGAAAATCCGAAGTTCTGGGCCATCTTCACCACCTAGTGGCGGGAAAATCTGTAGAACTGGGCCATCTACAACGCCTCGTGGCGGGAAAATCCGAAGTTCTGGGCCATCTTCACCACCTAGTGGCGGGAATATCTGTAGAACTGGGCCATCCACACCGCTATGTGGCGAGGAAATCTGGAGTTCTGGGCCATCTATATCGCCAACTTTTACCGTCTTAAAGTCAGCAGTCTTCAAACCCGGAATCACATGTAACaatatagcactatag